Proteins from a single region of Chloroflexota bacterium:
- a CDS encoding cytochrome c maturation protein CcmE: MSSVAVPTVERTASVKTGGKWKFMIAGLLILGAVAFVTFSSFQSNAIYYLNLKELNAQRGSLINQPVRINAPLDKSSIQFDDKTLTLKFNLQEDNYILPVVYKGVVPDTMDKGETVVAEGKLGQDGVFYANTLLVKCPSKYESEPNASDAK; encoded by the coding sequence ATGAGTAGTGTCGCGGTTCCGACGGTAGAGCGGACTGCATCCGTCAAGACGGGCGGGAAATGGAAATTCATGATTGCCGGGTTGCTCATCCTCGGTGCGGTCGCGTTCGTCACGTTTTCATCGTTCCAATCGAACGCGATTTACTATTTGAATCTCAAAGAACTGAACGCGCAACGCGGCTCGCTGATCAATCAACCTGTCCGCATCAACGCGCCGCTCGACAAATCGTCCATTCAGTTCGACGACAAGACGTTGACGCTCAAATTCAATCTGCAAGAAGACAACTATATTCTGCCGGTCGTGTACAAGGGCGTGGTGCCCGACACGATGGACAAGGGCGAAACGGTTGTCGCCGAAGGAAAACTGGGGCAGGACGGCGTGTTTTACGCCAACACGCTCCTCGTTAAATGTCCTTCCAAGTACGAATCCGAACCGAACGCCTCTGACGCTAAATGA
- a CDS encoding carbohydrate ABC transporter permease — protein MESVAQVSQFDLNYRLKKLLGRIGLFFAVFVVVSPAIFVFLWMLSLSLKNEIDNIAYPPVFIPSPPTFDNYFKIFRESNYVLYAYNSVIVSGAATLIALVVGVPAGYGIAKGKAQGLGMLIMIARITPGLSYLIPLFTLFRFLGISGSLLAVTISHLVLTIPMVVWVMISFFEDMHPELEEAALTDGCNVWQAFYRVAMPIARPGIAVAAILAFIQSWNNFLFGVVLAGRETRTLPIAVFNAMTFEQLSWGPVAAAALVVTLPSLLLTIFVQRDIVTGLAAGGVKG, from the coding sequence ATGGAATCGGTAGCCCAGGTATCTCAATTCGATTTGAACTATCGGCTGAAAAAACTGCTCGGGCGTATTGGACTGTTCTTTGCGGTCTTTGTCGTCGTCTCGCCCGCGATCTTTGTGTTCCTCTGGATGTTGTCGCTCTCGCTCAAAAACGAGATTGACAATATCGCGTATCCGCCGGTGTTCATTCCGAGTCCGCCGACGTTCGACAACTATTTCAAAATTTTCCGCGAGAGCAACTATGTGTTGTACGCGTACAACAGCGTCATCGTCTCCGGCGCGGCGACCTTGATCGCGCTTGTCGTCGGTGTGCCTGCCGGGTACGGCATCGCGAAAGGCAAGGCGCAAGGGTTGGGCATGTTGATTATGATCGCGCGGATCACGCCTGGTTTGTCGTACTTGATCCCGTTGTTCACCTTGTTTCGCTTCCTGGGTATCTCCGGCAGTTTGCTCGCGGTGACGATCAGTCACCTCGTGCTCACAATTCCGATGGTCGTGTGGGTGATGATCAGTTTCTTCGAGGACATGCACCCCGAACTGGAAGAAGCCGCGCTTACGGACGGTTGCAATGTCTGGCAAGCATTCTACCGCGTCGCGATGCCGATTGCGCGACCTGGGATTGCGGTCGCCGCGATTCTCGCGTTCATTCAATCGTGGAACAACTTTTTGTTCGGCGTTGTGCTCGCCGGACGCGAGACGCGCACGTTGCCCATCGCGGTGTTCAACGCGATGACGTTCGAACAATTGTCGTGGGGACCGGTCGCGGCGGCGGCGCTCGTCGTGACGCTGCCTTCGCTTTTGCTCACGATTTTCGTCCAGCGCGATATTGTGACTGGTCTCGCGGCTGGGGGTGTGAAAGGATAG
- a CDS encoding heme lyase CcmF/NrfE family subunit, giving the protein MADLGYASLFLSLLFALYAVGAAIYAARRNRADVYASARNAIYVVAALTTLAVAILEWALITHQFRFEYVARQTSRAQPLLYNVSALWGGQEGSLLFWAWILALFTAVVLVQNRRKNQELMPYVIAGLGTTLAFFLALMTIAANPEEVGSVIALPLTSTLAASLVGSPFRMLDFLPRDGNGLNPLLQNPGMFIHPVTQYLGYVGFTIPFAFAMAALFTRRLSDVWIRTTRRWTLVSWLFLSLGLVFGMQWAYMELGWGGYWGWDPVENASLMPWLTGTAFLHSVMIQEKRGMLKVWNLVLVMLTFILSLLGTFITRSGVIESVHAFGVSSLGPWFLVFLGVTLLSFLYLMFERMNDLKEENELDSLLSRESSFLLNNLILVGAAFATLWGTIFPMVSEAITQKKVTVGAPFFNQVNGPIFFALIVLIGICPLIGWRRATFENLVRNFLRPLIVAILATVVLVIVGVNNPISNLVFSVCAFVLATIALEFYRGLLARRRQYNENWVAAGVNLVSQNRRRYGGYIVHIGVILAVIGIAGSTFHQVETQANLKSGETLRIKNFTLQFDGLQIYPTENHQVIAAQLSVFENGARVGSLAPEKDFYPSPNPDMSQWTTEVAVRTTATEDLYVILAGFDDKAGTATLKVIVNPLIVWLWVGFAVLVGGTLIAVLPDPREERALARARTQEVLVQA; this is encoded by the coding sequence ATGGCTGACCTCGGCTACGCATCACTTTTCCTCAGTTTGCTCTTTGCCCTCTACGCGGTCGGCGCGGCGATCTACGCCGCGCGCCGCAATCGCGCCGACGTGTACGCGAGCGCGCGCAACGCGATCTATGTTGTCGCCGCGCTGACGACGCTTGCCGTCGCGATTCTCGAATGGGCGCTCATCACGCATCAATTCCGCTTTGAGTACGTCGCGCGGCAAACCAGTCGCGCCCAGCCGTTGCTCTACAACGTCTCGGCGTTGTGGGGCGGGCAAGAAGGTTCGTTGTTGTTCTGGGCGTGGATTCTCGCGCTGTTCACCGCAGTCGTGCTCGTGCAGAATCGGCGCAAGAATCAAGAATTGATGCCGTATGTCATCGCGGGCTTGGGCACGACGCTCGCGTTTTTCCTCGCGTTGATGACGATTGCCGCGAATCCTGAAGAAGTCGGTTCGGTGATCGCACTGCCGTTGACCTCAACGCTCGCCGCATCGCTCGTCGGCAGTCCGTTTCGCATGCTCGATTTTCTTCCGCGCGACGGCAATGGCTTGAATCCGCTTTTGCAGAATCCTGGGATGTTCATTCACCCCGTCACGCAGTACCTGGGTTACGTCGGCTTTACGATTCCCTTTGCGTTCGCGATGGCGGCGTTGTTCACGCGACGTTTGAGCGACGTGTGGATTCGCACGACGCGACGCTGGACGCTTGTGTCCTGGTTGTTCCTCTCACTCGGCTTGGTATTCGGTATGCAGTGGGCGTACATGGAACTGGGCTGGGGCGGCTACTGGGGCTGGGATCCAGTCGAGAACGCGAGTCTGATGCCGTGGCTCACCGGCACCGCGTTCTTGCACAGCGTGATGATTCAAGAGAAACGCGGGATGCTCAAGGTGTGGAACCTCGTGCTCGTGATGCTCACGTTCATCCTGTCCTTGCTCGGCACGTTCATCACGCGCAGCGGCGTCATCGAATCGGTGCACGCGTTCGGTGTGTCGAGTCTCGGTCCCTGGTTCCTGGTTTTCCTCGGCGTGACATTGTTGTCGTTCCTCTATTTGATGTTCGAGCGGATGAATGATTTGAAAGAAGAGAACGAACTCGATTCACTGCTCTCGCGCGAATCGTCGTTCTTGCTCAATAACTTGATTCTCGTCGGCGCGGCATTCGCGACGTTGTGGGGCACGATCTTTCCGATGGTCAGCGAAGCGATTACGCAAAAAAAGGTGACGGTTGGCGCGCCATTCTTCAATCAAGTGAACGGTCCGATTTTCTTTGCGCTGATTGTGCTGATCGGCATCTGTCCGTTGATCGGTTGGCGGCGCGCCACTTTCGAGAATCTCGTGCGTAACTTTTTGCGCCCGCTCATTGTCGCGATACTTGCTACGGTTGTGCTGGTCATCGTTGGCGTGAATAACCCGATCAGCAATCTGGTGTTCAGTGTGTGCGCGTTCGTGCTTGCAACGATCGCGCTCGAATTCTATCGCGGACTCCTCGCGCGCCGGCGACAATACAATGAAAACTGGGTCGCGGCGGGCGTCAACCTCGTCTCGCAAAATCGCCGGCGCTACGGCGGCTATATCGTTCACATCGGCGTGATTCTCGCAGTCATCGGCATCGCCGGTTCGACGTTCCATCAAGTCGAAACCCAGGCGAATCTAAAATCGGGCGAAACATTGCGGATCAAAAACTTTACGCTCCAGTTCGACGGCTTGCAGATTTATCCGACCGAGAATCATCAAGTGATTGCCGCACAGTTATCGGTATTTGAAAATGGCGCGCGCGTCGGGTCGCTCGCGCCGGAAAAAGATTTCTATCCCAGCCCGAATCCGGACATGTCGCAATGGACGACCGAGGTCGCCGTTCGCACGACTGCGACTGAAGACCTCTACGTGATTCTCGCCGGGTTCGACGACAAAGCCGGCACGGCGACACTCAAAGTGATCGTGAATCCGCTCATCGTGTGGCTGTGGGTTGGCTTTGCGGTGCTGGTGGGTGGCACGCTCATCGCGGTGTTGCCGGATCCGCGCGAAGAACGCGCCCTCGCGCGCGCGCGCACCCAGGAAGTTTTGGTTCAGGCATAA
- a CDS encoding fucose isomerase — protein MKTVYLVASGDLRLSANQNCWAAQDAMEKQVIAAVAREGWRVKRAHPYDPQAKHGFLDSQKRGIQVFRTIPADAPLIVAEAVWQYTHHVLPGLMTHRGPILTVANWSGQWPGLVGMLNLNGSLTKAGVKYSTLWSENFDDEFFIKGLRKWLKTGKVAHDAAHVRAFADAKIPASAAKIGAKFAQEFRANKSIMGIFDEGCMGMYNAIIPDELLSPVGVFKERLSQSALFAKMRTVSDQDARGVYDWLLAKGMRFDLGKDEKTELTEAQVLTQCKMYIAAVRIADEFGCDTIGIQYQQGLKDVTPASDLVEGLLNNVERPPVCHQVTGKELFAGKAIPHFNEVDECAGLDALITNRLWNIFGFAPETTLHDVRWGRQVGDQFVWILEISGAAPPAHFVGGYVGATGERQPAMYFPLGGSTIKGISKPGFVVWSRVFVANNQINCDLGLGEAVAVPDDIAQDNWKQTTSQWPLMHLVMRGISRDQFMARHKANHIQVVYAPSEADARRALFAKAAAMNELGINTAFCGKI, from the coding sequence ATGAAAACAGTTTATCTCGTCGCCAGTGGCGATTTGCGATTATCGGCGAACCAGAATTGTTGGGCGGCGCAGGACGCGATGGAAAAGCAAGTGATCGCGGCGGTCGCGCGCGAGGGCTGGAGGGTCAAGCGCGCGCATCCGTACGATCCGCAAGCGAAGCACGGCTTTCTCGATTCGCAGAAACGCGGCATTCAAGTATTTCGCACCATTCCGGCGGATGCGCCGCTCATCGTCGCCGAAGCGGTGTGGCAGTACACGCATCACGTCTTGCCCGGACTGATGACCCATCGCGGTCCGATTCTCACGGTTGCGAATTGGAGTGGGCAGTGGCCCGGCTTGGTTGGGATGTTGAACTTGAATGGCTCGCTCACCAAAGCCGGCGTCAAGTACTCGACGTTGTGGAGCGAAAATTTCGACGACGAGTTTTTCATCAAGGGTCTGCGGAAATGGCTCAAGACCGGCAAGGTCGCGCACGACGCAGCGCACGTCCGCGCGTTTGCCGACGCGAAAATACCGGCGAGCGCGGCAAAGATCGGCGCCAAGTTCGCGCAAGAATTTCGCGCGAACAAAAGCATCATGGGTATTTTTGACGAAGGGTGCATGGGGATGTACAACGCGATCATCCCGGACGAATTGCTCAGCCCGGTCGGTGTGTTCAAGGAACGCCTCAGCCAGTCCGCGTTGTTCGCGAAAATGCGAACCGTGTCGGATCAAGACGCGCGCGGGGTGTACGATTGGTTGCTTGCCAAAGGCATGAGGTTCGATCTCGGCAAGGATGAAAAAACCGAACTGACCGAAGCGCAAGTGTTGACGCAGTGCAAGATGTACATCGCGGCAGTGCGAATCGCGGATGAATTTGGCTGCGACACGATTGGCATTCAGTATCAGCAAGGATTGAAAGATGTCACGCCCGCGTCCGATTTGGTCGAGGGCTTGCTCAACAATGTCGAGCGCCCGCCGGTCTGCCACCAAGTCACGGGCAAGGAATTGTTCGCGGGCAAAGCCATTCCGCATTTTAACGAAGTGGACGAATGTGCCGGACTCGACGCGCTGATTACGAATCGGCTGTGGAACATTTTTGGCTTTGCGCCGGAAACGACGTTGCACGATGTGCGCTGGGGTCGCCAGGTCGGCGATCAATTCGTGTGGATTCTCGAAATCTCCGGCGCAGCGCCGCCGGCGCATTTTGTCGGCGGGTACGTGGGCGCGACCGGCGAACGTCAACCCGCGATGTATTTTCCGCTCGGCGGAAGCACGATCAAAGGCATTAGCAAACCTGGGTTCGTCGTGTGGAGTCGCGTGTTTGTTGCGAACAACCAGATCAATTGCGACCTGGGTCTGGGCGAAGCGGTTGCGGTGCCGGATGACATCGCGCAAGACAACTGGAAGCAGACGACCTCGCAATGGCCCCTGATGCACCTGGTGATGCGCGGCATCTCACGCGATCAATTCATGGCGCGCCACAAAGCGAATCACATCCAGGTTGTTTACGCGCCAAGCGAAGCGGACGCGCGTCGCGCGTTGTTTGCGAAAGCCGCGGCGATGAACGAGTTGGGCATCAACACCGCGTTCTGCGGAAAAATCTAG
- a CDS encoding RraA family protein — translation MISLSTLEKLRQFDSPTICNIIEVFDVRPRHTGYMDARIIAAFPEMPPMVGFAATATFRASALPRGGEAYSSLDKQVERFGELSGPAVVVFQDVDSPSVAATFGEIMCTVYQAFGAVGLVTSGAGRDLDQVRKIGFPVFTNGTICSHGYSSIPQIHVPIHVGGIAIYPDDLLHGDCNGVTTIPQEIASEVADMGDAYVAAEMLIIEAMRTSPGNLRLLRERRAESNAAIAKLRAQVSRAQK, via the coding sequence ATGATCTCACTATCAACACTCGAAAAACTCCGCCAGTTCGATTCGCCGACGATTTGCAACATCATCGAAGTGTTCGACGTGCGTCCGCGCCACACCGGCTATATGGACGCGCGCATCATCGCCGCGTTTCCCGAAATGCCGCCGATGGTTGGCTTTGCCGCGACCGCAACGTTTCGCGCATCCGCGTTGCCGCGTGGTGGCGAGGCGTACTCATCGCTCGACAAACAAGTTGAACGCTTTGGCGAATTGTCCGGTCCTGCGGTCGTCGTGTTTCAAGATGTGGATTCGCCGAGTGTTGCCGCGACGTTCGGCGAAATCATGTGCACGGTGTACCAAGCGTTCGGCGCCGTCGGTCTGGTCACGAGCGGCGCGGGGCGCGACCTTGACCAGGTTCGCAAGATCGGTTTTCCGGTTTTCACGAATGGGACGATTTGCTCGCACGGTTATTCGAGCATCCCGCAGATTCACGTTCCGATTCACGTCGGCGGCATCGCGATCTATCCGGACGATTTACTGCACGGCGATTGCAACGGCGTGACGACGATTCCGCAAGAAATCGCGTCCGAGGTCGCGGACATGGGCGACGCGTACGTCGCGGCAGAGATGCTCATCATCGAAGCGATGCGGACATCGCCGGGCAATCTGAGATTGTTGCGCGAACGTCGAGCTGAATCGAACGCCGCCATCGCAAAATTGCGCGCCCAGGTTTCGCGCGCACAAAAGTAA